Proteins encoded by one window of Sulfurospirillum barnesii SES-3:
- a CDS encoding AbrB family transcriptional regulator, whose product MQCFKSFLPVVASLLIGLCGAMLFTLLKAPLPWLLGSIVAIGIASRFPKIPLQSPKLFSAPARAVLGITVGSAFNPTMIHYLGDYLSSIVLIFPFVLLVTFCGMLYYWKWLKFDKMSAYFSSMPGGLLEMVTLAEATGANVYKVTMTQSVRLLCIVFTLPFMIQALSHISLDGTVSITQPFLNSDPHDMLILIVCALLGWWGALKLKIPGGTMLGPMVLGAMVYSLGIVDSRPPNEMIKLIQLILGSTVGFVFVGVTCKEITKVFVQTLGYFAILVILSALFVFGVSWLTDFPLISIILAFSPGGQSEMNLIAIIVGANLPYVALHHIVRMFLVMSVAPIFITYLRPKEKR is encoded by the coding sequence ATGCAATGCTTTAAAAGCTTTTTACCTGTTGTGGCATCGCTTTTGATAGGCTTGTGTGGAGCCATGCTTTTCACCTTACTCAAAGCTCCCTTGCCATGGCTTTTAGGCTCCATTGTTGCCATCGGTATTGCCAGCCGTTTTCCCAAAATTCCCCTCCAGTCCCCCAAACTTTTCTCCGCACCTGCTCGTGCTGTACTTGGTATTACCGTTGGGAGTGCGTTTAATCCTACGATGATTCACTATTTGGGTGATTATCTTTCCAGTATTGTTTTGATTTTCCCCTTTGTACTTCTTGTTACCTTTTGTGGCATGCTCTATTATTGGAAGTGGTTGAAGTTCGATAAGATGAGTGCTTATTTTAGTTCAATGCCAGGGGGACTTTTGGAGATGGTTACGCTAGCAGAAGCCACAGGTGCGAATGTCTATAAAGTAACGATGACCCAATCGGTAAGGCTTTTGTGCATTGTCTTTACCTTGCCGTTTATGATTCAAGCGCTTTCACATATTTCCTTAGATGGCACGGTGAGTATCACCCAACCTTTTTTAAACAGTGATCCGCACGATATGCTCATTCTTATCGTTTGTGCTCTCTTGGGATGGTGGGGTGCACTGAAGCTTAAAATTCCTGGGGGTACCATGCTAGGCCCTATGGTTTTAGGGGCGATGGTTTACAGTTTGGGTATTGTTGATTCTCGCCCACCCAATGAGATGATTAAACTCATTCAACTCATCCTTGGAAGCACCGTAGGTTTTGTGTTTGTGGGCGTTACATGTAAAGAAATTACAAAAGTTTTCGTGCAAACACTGGGCTATTTTGCTATCTTAGTGATACTTTCAGCCCTTTTTGTCTTTGGGGTCTCTTGGTTAACTGATTTTCCACTGATCTCCATTATATTAGCGTTTTCTCCTGGTGGGCAATCGGAGATGAATCTTATTGCAATTATTGTTGGTGCCAATTTGCCTTATGTTGCGCTGCATCATATTGTGAGAATGTTTTTAGTGATGAGTGTTGCGCCGATTTTTATTACCTACCTTCGACCCAAAGAGAAGCGATGA
- the citC gene encoding [citrate (pro-3S)-lyase] ligase: protein MSFLFSEVPRTRQVQWQKVRDFLSSVKLDMAEDVEIFVIAKEDDRIVACGGLSGKVLKNIALDESIRGEGLALSLMSELLKVAFREGRHDLFLFTKPEYEEVFESCGFKYIEQAHQQVILMENSYNIDLYKKRLRKYKRTGEVVGSIVMNCNPFTLGHRYLVEQACERSHWVHLFVVKEDASFFTFHDRYKLICEGLEDLENLTIHEGSDYIISKATFPTYFIKDKRQIDSLYTELDLNIFRNHLAPQLGITHRYVGEEPLCVVTNEYNQQMKTLLAAPSEFPPILVVVLGRIEYGGEPISASRVRRLMQEKRLEEIIPLVPPTTYALIEKMMSKEEAK from the coding sequence ATGAGTTTTCTCTTCTCTGAAGTGCCACGTACCCGTCAGGTGCAATGGCAAAAAGTGAGGGATTTTTTAAGCAGTGTTAAGCTTGATATGGCAGAAGATGTGGAGATTTTTGTGATTGCCAAAGAGGATGATCGCATTGTTGCGTGTGGAGGGCTGAGTGGTAAAGTGCTGAAAAACATTGCTCTTGATGAATCCATTCGAGGGGAGGGCTTAGCCTTAAGCTTGATGAGTGAACTTTTAAAAGTGGCGTTTCGTGAGGGGCGGCATGATTTGTTTTTATTTACAAAACCAGAGTATGAGGAGGTTTTTGAGTCGTGTGGGTTTAAATACATTGAGCAAGCACACCAACAAGTGATTTTGATGGAAAACAGCTACAACATTGATTTGTACAAGAAACGCTTGCGAAAGTATAAGCGTACAGGTGAGGTGGTTGGAAGCATTGTGATGAATTGCAACCCTTTTACGTTAGGACATCGCTATTTAGTAGAGCAAGCCTGTGAAAGGTCGCACTGGGTACATTTGTTTGTGGTGAAGGAAGATGCTTCCTTTTTTACCTTTCATGATCGTTACAAGCTTATTTGTGAAGGCTTGGAAGATTTGGAAAACCTCACGATACATGAGGGTTCTGATTATATTATTTCTAAAGCGACGTTTCCGACCTATTTTATTAAGGATAAACGTCAGATTGACTCTCTTTATACGGAGTTGGACTTAAATATTTTTAGAAATCATTTAGCCCCACAACTGGGCATTACACACCGTTATGTGGGAGAAGAGCCTTTATGTGTCGTGACCAATGAGTATAACCAACAGATGAAAACATTACTGGCAGCTCCGAGTGAATTTCCACCCATTTTGGTGGTGGTGCTTGGGCGTATTGAGTATGGTGGTGAGCCAATTTCGGCTTCGAGAGTCAGACGATTAATGCAGGAAAAACGCTTAGAAGAGATTATCCCGCTGGTACCTCCTACAACGTATGCATTGATTGAAAAAATGATGTCCAAAGAGGAAGCAAAATGA
- the citD gene encoding citrate lyase acyl carrier protein, with protein sequence MSKKCETAHAGTLESSDVFVRVIPVDTKGVEIELESSVEEIYGDAIRALVLETLKKMKIEGVKLIIQDKGALEYVIKARVQTAILRALGEDKPDWGVL encoded by the coding sequence ATGAGCAAAAAATGTGAGACTGCCCACGCAGGAACGCTCGAATCAAGCGACGTATTTGTCCGTGTGATTCCCGTTGATACCAAAGGCGTTGAGATAGAGCTAGAGAGCAGTGTGGAGGAGATTTACGGAGATGCGATTCGAGCGCTGGTGCTAGAGACGCTTAAGAAGATGAAAATAGAGGGTGTTAAACTGATTATTCAGGATAAGGGAGCATTGGAGTACGTGATAAAAGCACGTGTTCAAACGGCTATTTTAAGAGCCTTAGGCGAGGATAAGCCTGATTGGGGTGTGTTATGA
- a CDS encoding aldolase/citrate lyase family protein, whose product MMKQKLRRSMLFVPGSNTGMVCNAFIYKPDTVMFDLEDSVALSEKDSARMMVFHALQHFTYKDIETAVRVNPLDTPFGILDLEAVIRAGVDIVRLPKTDSVQDVLDMEREIERIEKHIGTTKKTMLLAAIESALGVVNAVDIARCSDRMMGIALGAEDFVRDLHTQRTKEGNELMAARNQILLAARAAKIGAFDSIFSDVKDKEGFMHEVELIKGLGFDGKSLINPNQIPWLHSAFAPTQKNIHWAIEVLEAARDAKERGLGVISLDGKMVDAPIILRAEWIMDLARASGVLGEEQ is encoded by the coding sequence ATGATGAAGCAAAAATTACGCAGGAGTATGCTCTTTGTCCCAGGGTCTAACACGGGAATGGTGTGCAATGCATTTATTTATAAGCCTGATACGGTGATGTTTGATTTAGAAGATTCTGTGGCACTGAGCGAAAAAGATTCTGCTCGTATGATGGTGTTTCATGCCTTGCAACATTTTACCTACAAAGACATTGAGACAGCCGTGCGTGTCAATCCCTTAGATACGCCTTTTGGAATTTTGGATCTTGAAGCAGTTATTAGAGCAGGTGTGGACATCGTAAGGCTTCCAAAAACCGATAGCGTTCAAGATGTTTTGGACATGGAGCGTGAAATTGAGCGTATTGAGAAGCACATAGGTACGACGAAAAAAACCATGCTTCTTGCTGCCATTGAAAGTGCACTGGGTGTGGTCAATGCGGTGGATATTGCCAGATGTTCAGATCGGATGATGGGCATTGCTTTGGGTGCGGAAGATTTTGTACGAGATTTGCACACCCAACGCACCAAAGAGGGCAATGAGCTCATGGCGGCCCGCAATCAAATCTTACTTGCGGCACGTGCGGCTAAAATTGGAGCATTTGATTCTATCTTTTCAGATGTGAAAGACAAAGAGGGTTTTATGCACGAAGTGGAATTGATTAAGGGTTTAGGCTTTGATGGCAAGTCGCTCATCAACCCCAATCAAATTCCGTGGCTTCACAGTGCCTTTGCTCCAACGCAAAAAAATATTCATTGGGCGATTGAAGTCTTAGAAGCCGCACGTGATGCTAAAGAGCGTGGCTTAGGCGTTATCTCATTGGATGGCAAAATGGTGGATGCCCCTATTATTTTAAGAGCAGAGTGGATTATGGATTTAGCACGCGCATCGGGCGTTTTAGGAGAAGAGCAATGA
- the citF gene encoding citrate lyase subunit alpha, protein MKDFEKHVKLNDLTPISAPAFTCKEKNKGEERSAKVCESIEEAIRRSGLKDGMTISFHHAFRGGDLLINTVMNIIAKMGFKDLTLASSSLASVNDPLIEHIKSGVITQIYTSGLRSKLGEAISKGLMEKPVQIHSHGGRVHLIQSGELNIDVAFLGVPVCDNFGNANGYSGRSKCGSLGYAMIDAQYAAYVVVLTESLEAYPNVPASIHQDQVDAVVVVDEVGDPSKIGAGETRMTSNPKELLLASHTAKIIEHSGLFKEGFSIQTGSGGASLATTVFLSEKMEEKGIHASFGLGGITGTMVYMLKRGLIKTLLDVQSFDEFAAKSLGENKNHIEISANEYANPSSKGAAIKQLDIVVLSALEVDLDFNVNVITGSKGLLRGASGGHSDTAAEAKLSIIVAPLTRGRIPTITKRVNTIVTPGSTVDVVVTDQGIAVNPKNVELKARLKKAGLNMVEMHELYERAIALCGVPTEIQYTDKVVAAIRYRDGSVIDVVRQLA, encoded by the coding sequence ATGAAAGATTTTGAAAAACATGTAAAACTTAATGACCTCACACCCATCAGTGCCCCTGCGTTTACATGTAAAGAGAAAAACAAAGGGGAGGAGCGAAGTGCGAAGGTGTGTGAAAGCATTGAAGAGGCTATCAGACGTTCAGGGTTAAAAGATGGGATGACCATCTCGTTTCACCATGCGTTTCGTGGTGGTGATTTGCTGATTAACACTGTGATGAACATCATCGCCAAAATGGGTTTTAAAGACCTGACGCTAGCGTCTAGCTCTTTGGCTTCTGTGAATGACCCATTGATTGAGCATATTAAAAGTGGGGTCATCACACAAATTTATACCTCTGGGCTTCGCAGTAAATTAGGAGAGGCTATCTCCAAAGGCTTGATGGAAAAACCTGTGCAAATTCACTCCCATGGTGGGCGGGTGCATTTGATTCAATCAGGTGAGCTTAACATTGATGTGGCATTTTTAGGCGTACCCGTGTGTGATAATTTTGGCAATGCCAATGGCTATTCGGGTCGTTCAAAATGTGGTTCTTTAGGCTATGCGATGATTGACGCACAGTATGCAGCGTATGTGGTGGTATTAACCGAATCCCTTGAAGCCTATCCTAATGTTCCAGCAAGTATTCATCAAGACCAAGTGGATGCAGTGGTTGTGGTTGATGAGGTGGGTGATCCTTCTAAAATTGGTGCAGGTGAAACCCGTATGACAAGCAATCCTAAAGAGCTTCTCCTTGCCAGCCACACGGCGAAAATCATTGAGCACTCAGGACTGTTTAAAGAGGGTTTTAGCATCCAAACAGGCTCAGGGGGCGCTTCACTCGCCACAACGGTTTTTTTAAGTGAAAAGATGGAAGAAAAAGGGATACATGCCAGTTTTGGGCTGGGGGGTATCACGGGAACGATGGTGTATATGCTTAAACGTGGGCTGATTAAAACCCTTTTGGATGTGCAAAGTTTTGATGAATTTGCCGCAAAATCTTTGGGCGAAAATAAAAACCACATCGAAATTAGTGCCAACGAATACGCCAACCCAAGTTCCAAAGGTGCGGCGATTAAACAGTTGGATATTGTTGTCTTAAGTGCGCTTGAGGTTGATCTTGATTTTAACGTCAATGTCATTACAGGCTCTAAAGGTTTGCTCAGAGGTGCCTCAGGTGGACACAGTGACACTGCTGCAGAAGCCAAACTCTCCATTATCGTAGCACCGCTTACTCGTGGGCGTATTCCAACGATTACCAAACGGGTCAATACCATTGTCACCCCTGGCTCAACCGTTGATGTGGTCGTAACCGATCAAGGCATAGCGGTGAATCCTAAAAATGTAGAGCTGAAAGCACGCCTCAAAAAAGCGGGTTTAAACATGGTTGAGATGCATGAATTGTATGAGCGTGCCATTGCATTGTGCGGTGTGCCAACAGAGATTCAATACACCGATAAAGTGGTTGCAGCGATTCGGTATCGAGATGGCTCTGTGATTGATGTTGTGCGTCAATTGGCATAA
- the citG gene encoding triphosphoribosyl-dephospho-CoA synthase CitG: MIDQPTTLEAILHAKEERALKQKKLLCDYPLASLISLCINTPSLIKLSHEAVVLHNVATQVLLERLHKEGIELLVCQCSFAPTGVESLFTCKAEAKRLKALACEIENTHPLGRLMDIDVLDKTGRILSRSELGLSKRQCFLCEEEAQVCARAQRHPYEMLQAHIKAMVEKHAFEHSLALWCERAMQKEVELTPKPGLVDKANSGAHRDMNIDTFYASIHAITPFVAQWLQTAQAYAHEEAKQSFQRLRAIGVACEKAMFEATKGVNTHKGMIFCLAVLCGAIGRIKAQGERLTCKNLNAQMKVLCHNLVEDDLVHVNAPNSAGARFFYETKSGGIREIAQSGFAIVFEIALPFFKASVEEEGEERALQKTLLLLMSRLDDSTLWSRGGMEGLAYTKTKAAALLHVNMEHEKFEECLRAFDTEMIEKNLSPGGSADLLAMTWLLAKISVA, encoded by the coding sequence ATGATAGACCAACCCACCACGCTTGAAGCGATTTTACATGCCAAAGAGGAGCGTGCCTTAAAGCAAAAAAAGCTTTTATGCGACTACCCTTTGGCTTCGCTGATTTCTCTTTGCATTAATACACCAAGCCTCATAAAGCTCTCGCATGAGGCGGTTGTACTCCACAATGTCGCTACACAAGTGCTTTTAGAAAGGCTTCACAAGGAGGGCATTGAACTTTTGGTGTGTCAGTGTAGCTTTGCTCCAACAGGGGTGGAGTCTTTGTTTACATGTAAAGCGGAAGCCAAAAGGCTCAAAGCCTTAGCCTGTGAGATAGAAAACACGCATCCTCTGGGTCGTTTGATGGACATTGATGTGTTGGATAAAACAGGGCGCATTCTTTCTCGTAGTGAATTGGGTCTTTCAAAACGTCAGTGTTTTCTCTGCGAAGAAGAGGCACAGGTGTGTGCAAGAGCGCAAAGGCATCCGTATGAAATGCTGCAGGCGCATATCAAAGCAATGGTGGAAAAACATGCGTTTGAGCACTCGCTTGCTCTGTGGTGTGAACGTGCTATGCAAAAAGAAGTGGAGCTAACGCCCAAGCCTGGATTGGTCGATAAAGCCAACAGTGGCGCACACCGTGATATGAACATTGACACCTTTTATGCAAGCATCCATGCCATCACACCCTTTGTAGCGCAATGGTTACAAACCGCTCAGGCGTATGCACACGAAGAGGCAAAGCAGAGTTTTCAAAGACTAAGAGCCATTGGTGTTGCGTGTGAAAAAGCGATGTTTGAAGCCACAAAAGGGGTCAATACCCACAAAGGAATGATCTTTTGTCTTGCCGTTTTGTGCGGTGCGATTGGGCGTATAAAAGCGCAGGGTGAACGGCTTACATGTAAAAACCTAAACGCACAGATGAAAGTGCTGTGTCACAATTTGGTAGAGGATGATTTAGTACATGTAAACGCACCCAACAGTGCGGGTGCTCGTTTTTTTTATGAAACCAAGAGTGGGGGTATCCGAGAAATCGCACAAAGTGGTTTTGCCATTGTTTTTGAGATAGCATTGCCTTTTTTTAAAGCTTCTGTGGAAGAAGAGGGTGAAGAGCGTGCTTTGCAAAAGACCTTGTTGCTGTTGATGTCACGCTTAGATGACAGTACACTGTGGTCACGAGGGGGCATGGAGGGACTAGCCTACACTAAAACAAAAGCAGCCGCACTGTTACATGTAAACATGGAGCATGAAAAGTTTGAAGAATGTTTGAGGGCATTTGATACTGAGATGATTGAAAAAAATCTCTCCCCAGGAGGCAGTGCCGATCTTTTGGCAATGACGTGGTTACTCGCAAAAATAAGTGTTGCTTAG
- the polA gene encoding DNA polymerase I: MKTLTIIDTFGFFFRNYYALPQLRNAQGFPTGLLTGFANFIYAIKNEHDTDYMLFALDSKGKNFRHDLDPSYKANRPEAPEDLKKQLPVAISWIEKMGFKCYQEEGFEADDIIASAVRFAKAHDIKVRIVTHDKDLYQLIDDGRVVIYDPMKKLEIDSEKCFEKFGVYPNKINEYLSLVGDVADNIPGVKGIGPKGAKKLLDDFETVENIYENLEKVANPRVKSMLEEGKEKAFLSKQLVRLDNSLRIDDTFESFYFPCENPLLNIADELEKYELRQMLARVKNGALHVKPKAETSMGFKAVLLDTAPALLGVIEKIEQGSIVAFDTETNALDAYNAKIVGFSFAFNEKEAYYVPIAHHYLGVGEQVSLADAKKALEMLLSHKIVGQNLKFDLAVIENNFGVSNVSLYGDTMLLAWLLNPESNVGLDTLAKRFFNYEMVKFKDVVAKGENFSHVEIEKACEYASEDAWMTLKLYHKLHEMLEPRLFEIAKEVEFPFIHTLMKMEKEGIQIDGAYFETLLKRTDGAIESLKTEIFALSEAHFNLNSTQQLGNVLFEQLGLPTIKKTKTGYSTDENVLQELLDKHPVIAKILEYRELYKLRSTYIEPLLKLSKESPKSRVHTSFIQTGTATGRLSSKDPNLQNIPVKTALGREVRGGFVAKEGYTLIGIDYSQIELRLLAHFSGDEAMVNAFREGKDIHQETALKLFGEAAAKQKRGIAKSINFGLLYGMGPKRLSETLGISTKEAKSYIESYFATFPTIKKYLTSIEEEAKKEGWVQTLLGRKRFFDFEHANAMQYAGYLREAVNTVFQGSAADLIKLCMNKIVNTLVNDEAKLLLQIHDELIFEVKAEHAEAFALEAKKIMEGIYTLRVPLHVSIAIGKNWGELK, encoded by the coding sequence GTGAAAACATTGACAATTATTGATACCTTTGGTTTCTTCTTTAGAAATTATTATGCCCTCCCACAGCTTCGAAATGCGCAAGGCTTTCCCACTGGTTTGCTTACAGGCTTTGCTAATTTTATTTATGCGATTAAAAATGAGCACGACACCGATTATATGCTCTTTGCGCTAGACAGTAAGGGTAAAAACTTTCGCCATGATCTTGATCCTAGCTACAAAGCCAACCGTCCTGAAGCACCAGAAGATTTAAAAAAACAGCTTCCCGTGGCGATTTCATGGATTGAGAAGATGGGCTTTAAATGTTACCAAGAAGAGGGATTTGAAGCCGATGATATTATCGCTTCAGCGGTACGTTTCGCCAAAGCCCATGACATTAAGGTGCGCATTGTCACCCACGATAAAGATTTGTATCAGCTCATTGATGATGGGCGTGTGGTGATTTATGATCCTATGAAAAAATTAGAGATTGACAGTGAAAAATGTTTTGAGAAATTTGGTGTTTATCCCAATAAAATCAACGAATACCTCTCTTTGGTGGGGGATGTTGCCGATAATATTCCAGGCGTTAAAGGCATTGGACCCAAAGGAGCTAAAAAGCTTTTGGATGATTTTGAAACCGTAGAAAACATCTATGAAAATCTTGAAAAAGTGGCAAATCCTCGTGTAAAAAGCATGTTAGAAGAGGGGAAGGAGAAAGCCTTTTTAAGTAAGCAATTGGTACGTTTGGATAACTCTTTACGAATTGATGATACCTTTGAATCGTTTTATTTTCCCTGTGAGAATCCGCTTTTAAACATCGCCGATGAATTGGAAAAATATGAACTACGTCAGATGCTTGCTCGTGTGAAAAATGGTGCTTTACATGTAAAGCCAAAAGCGGAAACGTCCATGGGCTTCAAAGCTGTTCTACTCGATACCGCACCTGCGTTATTAGGAGTGATAGAGAAGATAGAGCAAGGAAGCATTGTTGCCTTTGATACCGAAACCAATGCGCTAGATGCGTATAACGCTAAAATTGTGGGCTTTTCTTTTGCATTTAATGAAAAAGAAGCCTATTATGTACCAATTGCGCATCACTATTTGGGCGTGGGTGAGCAAGTGAGCCTAGCGGATGCAAAAAAAGCGCTTGAGATGCTGTTGTCGCATAAAATTGTTGGGCAAAATCTTAAGTTTGATTTGGCGGTTATTGAAAATAATTTTGGTGTGAGCAATGTGTCACTCTATGGCGATACCATGCTTTTGGCATGGCTTTTAAACCCTGAGAGTAACGTAGGCTTAGACACCTTAGCCAAACGCTTTTTTAATTATGAGATGGTGAAGTTTAAAGATGTGGTGGCAAAGGGTGAAAACTTTAGCCATGTAGAAATTGAAAAAGCGTGTGAGTATGCCAGTGAAGATGCATGGATGACCCTCAAGCTTTACCACAAACTTCATGAGATGCTAGAGCCTCGCTTGTTTGAGATTGCTAAAGAGGTGGAGTTTCCTTTTATTCATACGCTGATGAAAATGGAAAAAGAGGGCATCCAGATTGATGGGGCGTATTTTGAAACGCTTTTAAAGCGCACCGATGGAGCGATAGAGAGTTTAAAAACAGAGATTTTTGCCTTAAGCGAGGCACATTTTAATCTCAATTCCACTCAGCAATTGGGCAATGTTTTATTTGAGCAATTAGGACTTCCTACCATTAAAAAAACAAAAACAGGCTACAGTACCGATGAAAATGTCCTGCAAGAACTCTTAGATAAGCATCCTGTGATTGCTAAAATTTTAGAGTATCGAGAGCTTTATAAATTGCGTTCAACCTACATCGAACCGCTTTTAAAACTCTCGAAAGAATCACCAAAAAGCCGTGTGCATACCTCGTTTATTCAAACAGGAACCGCCACAGGTAGGCTCTCTTCTAAAGACCCTAATTTACAAAATATTCCTGTCAAAACAGCCTTAGGGAGAGAAGTGCGAGGGGGGTTTGTTGCCAAAGAGGGCTACACGCTCATTGGTATTGATTATTCGCAAATTGAACTGCGTTTATTGGCGCATTTTAGTGGCGATGAGGCAATGGTTAATGCCTTTAGAGAAGGTAAGGATATTCATCAAGAAACGGCACTGAAGCTTTTTGGTGAAGCTGCGGCGAAACAGAAGCGAGGCATTGCAAAGAGTATTAACTTTGGACTTTTGTATGGGATGGGACCTAAGCGTTTATCGGAGACCTTAGGTATATCAACAAAAGAGGCAAAAAGCTATATTGAGAGTTATTTTGCAACCTTTCCTACCATTAAAAAATACTTAACATCTATCGAGGAAGAGGCAAAAAAAGAGGGATGGGTGCAGACACTCTTAGGGCGCAAACGCTTTTTTGATTTTGAACATGCCAATGCAATGCAATACGCAGGCTATTTGCGTGAAGCGGTCAATACCGTCTTTCAAGGCAGTGCGGCGGATTTGATTAAATTGTGTATGAATAAGATTGTGAACACCTTAGTGAATGATGAGGCAAAACTCTTGCTTCAAATTCACGATGAACTTATTTTTGAAGTAAAAGCAGAACATGCTGAGGCATTTGCCCTTGAGGCAAAGAAAATTATGGAGGGCATTTACACCCTTCGTGTTCCTTTGCACGTTTCAATTGCTATAGGAAAGAATTGGGGAGAATTAAAATGA
- a CDS encoding manganese efflux pump MntP family protein: MIEVLLLAFALSMDAFAVSIGLGSKRLEGHKLLALKAGLFFGIFQAIMPLIGYLGGHGLLGFVSEYAHYIAFGLLLLIGAKMIYEGVNEGIEEGITKITNKLMLTLAIATSIDAMAAGFSLTLLDFNPFVACFLIGLTTCVISICGIYVGRLTGTWLEGKAEVFGGVVLVAIGFRILFF; this comes from the coding sequence ATGATAGAAGTGTTGTTGTTAGCCTTTGCCCTCAGTATGGATGCCTTTGCGGTTTCCATCGGACTTGGTTCAAAACGCTTAGAGGGGCATAAACTCTTAGCGTTAAAAGCAGGGCTGTTTTTTGGTATTTTTCAAGCCATTATGCCTTTAATTGGTTATTTGGGTGGGCATGGATTGCTTGGGTTTGTGAGTGAGTATGCGCATTATATTGCGTTTGGGTTGTTGTTGCTTATTGGTGCAAAAATGATTTATGAGGGTGTGAATGAGGGCATTGAAGAGGGGATTACGAAAATTACCAATAAACTGATGCTAACATTAGCCATTGCCACCAGTATTGACGCTATGGCAGCGGGCTTTAGCTTAACCCTTTTGGATTTCAATCCATTTGTGGCATGTTTTCTAATAGGCCTTACGACCTGTGTCATCAGCATATGTGGTATTTACGTGGGAAGACTCACAGGCACATGGCTTGAGGGAAAAGCAGAAGTGTTTGGTGGGGTCGTATTGGTGGCTATTGGGTTTAGAATACTCTTTTTCTAA
- a CDS encoding M48 family metallopeptidase, with the protein MRASLTKSKVGLIKHLEYEGETLSYSIVTNKRLKHLYIHIDPKKGVIVKTPYTSHEYLERIVHQKASWIFKKFKALQERTSVPQLFEDEGKVLYLGEAIGLHVNQTPEAFYKEKTIPLVRRLVEEWSFIMGVKPAKISFRKAKKRWGSCSHINELSFNLSLAQLPLECITYIVIHELSHITHKHHQKSFWNCVGEFMPEYKACERTLKAFSPSL; encoded by the coding sequence ATGAGAGCGTCTTTGACAAAATCAAAAGTTGGTTTGATTAAACATCTTGAGTACGAGGGCGAAACGCTCTCCTACTCCATTGTAACCAATAAGCGCCTCAAACACCTCTACATTCACATTGACCCTAAAAAAGGGGTTATCGTTAAAACACCCTACACCTCTCATGAATACCTAGAGCGCATCGTCCACCAAAAAGCTTCATGGATTTTTAAAAAATTTAAAGCACTGCAAGAGCGCACGTCTGTCCCACAACTCTTTGAGGATGAGGGTAAAGTGCTCTATTTGGGTGAAGCCATTGGCTTACATGTAAACCAAACACCTGAAGCTTTTTACAAAGAAAAAACCATTCCTTTGGTGAGGCGATTGGTGGAGGAGTGGAGTTTTATTATGGGTGTCAAACCCGCAAAAATCAGCTTTCGAAAAGCAAAGAAACGGTGGGGAAGTTGCAGCCATATCAATGAGCTAAGCTTCAACCTAAGCCTTGCACAACTTCCTCTTGAGTGCATCACTTACATTGTCATTCATGAACTCTCCCACATCACACACAAACACCACCAAAAAAGTTTTTGGAATTGCGTGGGTGAATTTATGCCTGAGTACAAAGCGTGCGAGCGAACACTTAAAGCCTTTTCTCCCTCTCTTTAG